One window of Xanthomonas sp. 10-10 genomic DNA carries:
- a CDS encoding potassium-transporting ATPase subunit F: MPAWLSLLCGVAVLVAAAYLLYVVLRPEDF; this comes from the coding sequence ATGCCTGCCTGGTTGTCCCTGCTGTGCGGCGTGGCCGTACTCGTTGCTGCGGCTTACCTGTTGTACGTGGTGCTGCGGCCCGAAGACTTCTGA
- the kdpA gene encoding potassium-transporting ATPase subunit KdpA → MSETFLVYALAIVLAWPLGRYLAAVMRGAPMRGDALFGWIERPLYALLGTRPQQGMSWRGYAVAFLLSNLVVGLLTWAVFMTQAWLPFNPDAIPNMRWDTALHTMVSFVTNTNQQHYSGQAQLSYLAQMTGIVGLQVVTPMMGLALAVATLRALFGGRGAATVSDASLASTATASAKPPVDGPYDAEIHTPHQGRQQSASGLEALPEADVGNYWADVIRASVRVLLPLCLLWTVLLGWQGVPSTLQGAATATPLDSSAGMPKQTIPVGPVAAMVAVKQLGTNGGGWYGPNSSVALENPTPLSNLLETLALVLLPMSVVFMVGYLTGRKRLTALVFGTMLTMSAASTALLLWSEAHSASAASPALMEGKEVRIGADASALWAALTTQTSNGSVNAMHDSLAPLSGLVTLVDMLINAIWGGVGCGLQQFVVYLLLSVFLAGLMTGRTPELFGRKIEAREVQLLALLILLQPLVVLGFTAVALAVPALTANSNPGFHGISQVFYEYTSAFANNGSGFEGLGDATYWWNLSCSVVLVLGRYPALILPLMVAARMAVKRRAPESAGSLQVETPTFALTLMAIVLVLTVLQFMPALVLGPIAEHLALAAS, encoded by the coding sequence ATGAGTGAAACCTTTCTTGTCTACGCGCTGGCCATCGTGCTGGCGTGGCCCCTGGGCCGTTATCTGGCGGCAGTGATGCGTGGTGCACCGATGCGCGGCGATGCGCTGTTCGGCTGGATCGAACGGCCGTTGTATGCACTACTCGGTACCCGCCCGCAGCAGGGCATGTCGTGGCGCGGCTATGCAGTGGCGTTCTTGCTCAGCAATCTGGTTGTCGGCCTGCTGACCTGGGCAGTTTTCATGACCCAGGCATGGCTGCCGTTCAACCCGGACGCCATCCCGAACATGCGCTGGGATACCGCGCTGCACACCATGGTGTCGTTCGTCACCAACACCAATCAGCAGCACTACTCAGGCCAGGCGCAGTTGTCGTACCTGGCGCAGATGACCGGCATCGTCGGCCTGCAGGTGGTGACGCCGATGATGGGCCTGGCCTTGGCGGTGGCGACCTTGCGTGCATTGTTCGGCGGGCGAGGCGCCGCAACCGTGTCAGATGCTTCGCTGGCATCCACTGCGACGGCGAGCGCCAAGCCACCGGTGGACGGGCCGTACGATGCGGAAATTCACACGCCACACCAGGGACGGCAGCAGTCGGCTTCGGGATTGGAGGCACTGCCGGAGGCAGACGTCGGCAATTACTGGGCGGATGTGATCCGCGCCAGCGTGCGTGTGTTGCTGCCGCTGTGCCTGCTGTGGACCGTGCTGCTTGGCTGGCAAGGCGTTCCCTCCACATTGCAGGGTGCCGCCACCGCCACACCGTTGGACAGCAGTGCCGGCATGCCCAAGCAGACCATTCCGGTCGGCCCGGTGGCGGCGATGGTCGCGGTCAAACAGCTCGGCACCAATGGCGGCGGCTGGTATGGCCCCAATAGTTCGGTGGCGTTGGAAAACCCCACGCCGTTGAGCAATTTGCTGGAAACCCTGGCGCTGGTGCTGCTGCCGATGAGCGTGGTGTTCATGGTCGGCTACCTGACCGGGCGCAAGCGACTCACCGCGTTGGTGTTCGGCACCATGTTGACGATGTCGGCTGCCTCCACTGCGTTGTTGCTGTGGTCCGAAGCGCATTCGGCCAGTGCCGCCTCGCCGGCCTTGATGGAAGGCAAGGAAGTGCGCATCGGCGCCGATGCGTCCGCACTGTGGGCAGCGTTGACCACGCAAACCTCCAACGGTTCGGTCAATGCAATGCACGACTCGCTGGCGCCGCTGAGTGGCCTGGTCACGTTGGTGGATATGCTGATCAACGCCATCTGGGGCGGCGTCGGCTGCGGCCTGCAGCAGTTTGTGGTGTACCTGTTATTGAGCGTGTTTCTGGCTGGGTTGATGACCGGGCGCACGCCCGAATTGTTCGGCCGCAAGATCGAAGCGCGCGAAGTGCAATTGCTGGCACTGTTGATTCTGTTGCAGCCGCTGGTGGTGCTGGGCTTTACCGCGGTGGCATTGGCGGTGCCGGCATTGACAGCCAATTCCAATCCGGGCTTTCACGGCATCAGCCAGGTGTTCTACGAGTACACCTCGGCCTTCGCCAACAATGGCTCGGGTTTCGAAGGGCTGGGCGATGCCACGTATTGGTGGAACCTGAGTTGCTCGGTGGTGCTGGTCCTGGGCCGCTACCCGGCGTTGATCCTGCCGTTGATGGTGGCCGCGCGCATGGCGGTAAAGCGGCGTGCGCCCGAATCGGCCGGCAGCCTGCAGGTCGAAACGCCCACCTTTGCGCTGACCTTGATGGCGATCGTGCTCGTGCTGACCGTGCTGCAGTTCATGCCGGCACTGGTGCTGGGTCCCATCGCTGAACACCTCGCCCTGGCGGCATCCTGA
- the kdpB gene encoding potassium-transporting ATPase subunit KdpB, whose amino-acid sequence MSTIDTTEKRERGDAALFDAAVLIAAMRAAFIKLSPRHLLRSPVMAVVMGGTLLAAVITASGYGNAGFGWAITVILFVTVLFGNFAEAIAEARGRGQAASLRRARKDLVARRVETALGGRETRVPAAELRPGDYVMVSEGEFVPADGEIVRGLATINEAAVTGESAPVLREAGTDRSGVIGGTRVLSDEIVFKVTAEPGHSFLDRMIALVEGANRQKTPNEIALTLLLAAMTLTFLIVVASLPAIAGFVGVTLDPLLLIALLVCLIPTTIGGLLPAIGIAGMNRALSANVLAKSGKAVEVAGDVDVLLLDKTGTITYGDRQATAFHPLAGIDRTQLRDAAMLASLADPTPEGKSIVKLARQQGAVAVEPDGAHFIAFTAQTRMSGVDIAGRSIRKGAGDSIVAYVQAMGATVSPELNGRIEEVARGGATPLVVAEGRHVLGVVELSDVVKQGIKEKFAQLRAMGIKTVMITGDNPLTAAAIAAEAGVDDYIAQARPEDKLARIRAEQAGGRLVAMVGDGTNDAPALAQADVGLAMNSGTQAAKEAGNMVDLDSDPAKLLAVVEVGKQQLITRGALTTFSLANDVSKYFAILPALFAAAIPSMAALNVMQLSSPRHAVLAALIFNALIIPALIPLALRGVRFRPSSATALLRRNMLIYGLGGVLLPFAAIKLIDLALVATLGT is encoded by the coding sequence ATGTCTACGATCGATACAACTGAAAAACGCGAGCGCGGTGACGCAGCGTTGTTCGATGCTGCGGTGCTGATCGCAGCGATGCGTGCGGCCTTTATCAAGCTGTCGCCACGGCATCTGCTGCGCAGCCCGGTCATGGCGGTGGTGATGGGCGGCACGCTGCTGGCGGCAGTGATCACCGCCAGCGGCTACGGCAATGCCGGCTTTGGCTGGGCGATCACGGTGATCTTGTTCGTCACCGTGCTGTTCGGCAATTTTGCCGAAGCCATCGCCGAAGCGCGCGGGCGTGGACAAGCCGCATCGCTGCGCCGTGCGCGCAAGGATCTGGTCGCACGTCGCGTCGAAACCGCATTGGGCGGGCGCGAAACCCGCGTACCGGCTGCCGAACTGCGCCCGGGCGACTACGTGATGGTGTCCGAAGGCGAATTCGTCCCGGCCGACGGCGAGATCGTGCGCGGTCTTGCCACCATCAACGAAGCGGCGGTGACCGGCGAATCGGCACCGGTGCTGCGCGAGGCCGGCACCGATCGCAGTGGCGTGATCGGCGGCACGCGGGTGCTGTCCGACGAGATCGTGTTCAAGGTGACGGCCGAGCCGGGCCACAGCTTTCTGGATCGCATGATCGCGCTGGTGGAAGGCGCCAACCGGCAGAAGACGCCCAACGAAATCGCGCTGACCTTGTTGCTGGCCGCAATGACGTTGACCTTCCTGATCGTGGTGGCATCGCTGCCGGCGATTGCCGGCTTCGTCGGCGTCACGCTGGATCCGTTGTTGCTGATCGCATTGCTGGTGTGCCTGATCCCGACCACCATCGGCGGCCTGTTGCCGGCGATCGGCATTGCCGGCATGAACCGCGCGCTGTCGGCCAATGTGCTGGCCAAGTCCGGCAAGGCGGTGGAAGTGGCTGGCGACGTGGACGTGTTGCTGCTCGACAAGACCGGTACCATTACCTACGGCGACCGCCAGGCCACCGCGTTCCATCCCCTGGCCGGCATCGATCGTACGCAACTGCGCGATGCCGCGATGCTGGCCTCGCTGGCCGACCCGACGCCGGAAGGTAAATCCATCGTCAAGCTGGCACGTCAGCAGGGTGCGGTTGCGGTCGAGCCGGACGGCGCGCATTTCATCGCCTTCACTGCGCAAACCCGCATGTCCGGCGTCGACATCGCCGGGCGCAGCATCCGCAAAGGCGCCGGCGACTCGATCGTCGCCTATGTACAGGCAATGGGCGCGACGGTCTCGCCGGAATTGAACGGACGTATCGAAGAAGTCGCGCGCGGTGGTGCCACGCCGCTGGTGGTGGCCGAAGGCCGCCATGTGCTCGGCGTGGTCGAGTTGAGCGACGTGGTCAAGCAGGGCATCAAGGAGAAATTTGCGCAGCTGCGTGCGATGGGCATCAAGACGGTGATGATCACCGGCGACAACCCGCTCACCGCCGCCGCGATTGCCGCCGAAGCCGGCGTGGACGATTACATCGCGCAGGCGCGCCCGGAAGACAAGCTGGCGCGCATCCGTGCCGAGCAGGCCGGCGGTCGGCTGGTGGCGATGGTCGGCGACGGCACCAACGATGCGCCGGCATTGGCACAGGCCGACGTGGGCCTGGCGATGAACTCCGGGACGCAGGCGGCCAAGGAGGCCGGCAACATGGTGGATCTGGATTCTGACCCGGCCAAGCTGCTGGCGGTGGTCGAAGTGGGCAAGCAGCAGTTGATCACGCGCGGTGCCTTGACCACCTTCTCGCTGGCCAACGACGTGTCGAAGTACTTCGCGATCCTGCCCGCGCTGTTTGCGGCCGCGATTCCCTCGATGGCCGCGCTCAACGTGATGCAGTTGTCCAGCCCGCGGCATGCGGTGCTGGCGGCGCTGATCTTCAATGCGTTGATCATTCCGGCGTTGATTCCGCTGGCCTTGCGCGGCGTGCGGTTCCGTCCGTCCAGCGCCACGGCCTTGCTGCGCCGGAACATGCTGATCTACGGCCTGGGTGGCGTCTTGCTGCCGTTTGCCGCCATCAAACTGATCGATCTGGCGCTTGTCGCCACCCTGGGTACCTGA
- the kdpC gene encoding potassium-transporting ATPase subunit KdpC, giving the protein MSTSVPLRDDGVLRASIGLAAFTLLGLGLAYSLVATGITGALFPAQAQGSLLRAEAKVVGSALVAQPFTDARYFQPRPSAAKYDLTAAAGSNQARSNPDLQSRIATARAEVAARDGIAPDAVPGELLTQSGSGLDPHLSPAGAQVQVRRVAAARGWPEQRIAALLQAATEHPQFGLLGQPRVNVLALNLALDRAGNGETGIGNGVKQKQ; this is encoded by the coding sequence ATATCCACCTCCGTGCCATTGCGCGATGATGGCGTCCTGCGTGCCTCCATCGGCCTGGCAGCTTTCACGCTGCTCGGCCTGGGCCTGGCCTATTCGCTGGTCGCCACCGGCATCACTGGCGCGCTGTTTCCGGCGCAGGCGCAGGGCTCGCTGCTGCGTGCGGAGGCGAAGGTGGTCGGCTCGGCACTGGTGGCGCAGCCCTTCACGGATGCGCGTTACTTCCAGCCGCGCCCATCCGCGGCCAAGTACGACCTCACCGCTGCCGCCGGCAGCAATCAGGCGCGCTCCAATCCGGACCTGCAGTCGCGCATCGCCACAGCGCGTGCCGAGGTTGCCGCACGCGATGGCATCGCCCCGGATGCGGTTCCGGGCGAGTTGCTGACCCAGTCCGGCAGCGGCCTGGACCCGCACCTGAGCCCGGCCGGCGCCCAGGTACAGGTGCGCCGCGTCGCCGCCGCCCGCGGCTGGCCGGAACAACGCATCGCCGCGCTCCTGCAGGCCGCCACCGAACACCCCCAGTTCGGCCTGCTTGGGCAGCCTCGGGTGAATGTGCTGGCGCTGAACCTGGCATTGGATCGCGCCGGGAATGGGGAAACGGGAATCGGGAATGGGGTGAAGCAAAAGCAATAG
- a CDS encoding sensor histidine kinase KdpD → MIDARTQQADALIGELQREHGGRLTVFLGAAPGVGKTYAMLSRARERLRQGMDVVAGIVETHGRSETAALLDGLPLLPRIRVSYQGRTLEELDLDALLARKPRLALIDELAHRNVPGSRHERRWQDIVELLDAGIDVYTTVNIQHLESLNDIVLRITGVRVSETVPDAVFDRLRDIVLVDLPPRELIERLQQGKVYLPEQATQALQAFFSPSNLTALRELAMQTAADRVDSDLRDTQAARGLPGTAALRRRVVVAIDGRGSSEYLVRVARRLSERRDAPWTVVTVQTRTVADAGWQLEIDRAFALTRRLGGDTALLHGANVAEALLDFASQNGVSTLVLGRTRERPLARMFNRTLTQQLLQRGAHYELVIVSSADARARARQRWRNPRHWLQGYDLAFAAIAAAGAVGVAWLLQRWTDIDDLSMVFIVAVVLVASRTRMAAAVIAALLSFVAYNFFFIEPRFTLHISARQGVVTVCLFLIAALVAGRLASRLRSQVLALRAANAHANALQALGRQLSTAADLGQVLEAGRRALSTALDAEVWLRLEQRESDAPASFGALDRSAAEWTQRHGQAAGRFTDTLAGAQWWCLPVRHERGTLGVAALRFRQSVQRPGLEQRRLAEAMVDDIGQAALRTRLVADLEGARVSGETERLRSALLSSVSHDLRSPLASMIGSASSLASYGDAMDAQDRHALLDTIQLEGERLDRYIQNLLDMTKLGHTGLTLNRDWIGVDELVGSATRRLQRYQPEVRLQLELAADLPAIWVHPALVEQAIFNVLENAAKFSPPGMAVTVQAQLRSGALQIDIGDQGPGIPEDERARIFDMFYSVERGDRGRHGTGLGLTICQGMIGAHGGSVEALAGTHGHGTTIRITLPLLVPAAPPRPDAD, encoded by the coding sequence ATGATCGACGCCCGCACCCAACAAGCCGATGCGCTGATCGGCGAACTGCAGCGAGAGCACGGCGGGCGCCTGACGGTCTTCCTCGGCGCGGCGCCCGGGGTGGGCAAGACCTACGCCATGCTGTCGCGGGCGCGCGAGCGCCTGCGGCAGGGCATGGACGTGGTGGCCGGCATTGTGGAAACCCACGGGCGTAGCGAAACCGCCGCGTTGCTGGACGGCTTGCCACTGTTGCCGCGCATCCGCGTGAGCTACCAGGGCCGCACGCTGGAAGAGCTCGATCTGGATGCGCTACTGGCGCGCAAGCCGCGCTTGGCCCTGATCGACGAGCTGGCCCATCGCAACGTGCCCGGCAGCCGGCACGAGCGGCGATGGCAGGACATTGTCGAGTTGCTCGATGCCGGCATCGATGTCTACACCACGGTCAACATCCAGCACCTGGAAAGCCTCAACGACATCGTGCTACGCATCACCGGCGTGCGCGTGTCCGAAACCGTGCCCGATGCGGTGTTCGATCGCCTGCGCGACATCGTGCTGGTGGATCTGCCGCCACGCGAACTGATCGAGCGCCTGCAGCAGGGCAAGGTGTATCTGCCCGAACAGGCGACCCAGGCGTTGCAGGCGTTTTTTTCGCCATCCAACCTGACCGCGCTGCGCGAGTTGGCGATGCAGACCGCCGCCGACCGCGTCGACAGCGACCTGCGCGACACCCAGGCCGCACGCGGGTTGCCCGGCACCGCCGCGCTGCGCCGTCGCGTGGTGGTGGCCATCGATGGGCGTGGCAGCTCGGAGTATCTGGTGCGGGTGGCACGGCGACTGTCAGAACGCCGCGATGCGCCATGGACCGTGGTCACCGTGCAGACACGTACCGTGGCCGATGCCGGCTGGCAGCTGGAGATCGACCGCGCTTTTGCATTGACGCGTCGACTGGGGGGCGACACCGCGTTGCTGCATGGCGCCAATGTCGCCGAGGCCTTGCTGGATTTCGCATCGCAAAACGGTGTGTCGACCCTGGTGCTCGGGCGCACCCGCGAGCGTCCCCTGGCGCGCATGTTCAACCGCACCCTGACCCAGCAATTGCTGCAGCGTGGCGCGCATTACGAACTGGTCATCGTCAGCTCCGCCGATGCACGCGCGCGCGCGCGGCAACGCTGGCGCAATCCGCGCCATTGGTTGCAAGGTTATGACCTGGCCTTTGCCGCAATCGCCGCCGCCGGTGCGGTGGGCGTGGCGTGGCTGTTGCAGCGCTGGACCGATATCGACGATCTGTCGATGGTGTTCATCGTCGCCGTGGTGCTGGTCGCCTCGCGCACGCGCATGGCCGCAGCGGTGATCGCGGCGTTACTGAGTTTTGTCGCCTACAACTTCTTCTTCATCGAACCGCGCTTCACCCTGCACATCAGCGCGCGCCAGGGCGTGGTGACGGTGTGCCTGTTCCTGATCGCCGCCCTGGTCGCCGGGCGCCTGGCCTCGCGTCTGCGTAGCCAGGTGCTGGCGTTGCGCGCCGCCAATGCGCACGCCAACGCGCTGCAGGCACTGGGCCGCCAGCTCAGCACGGCCGCCGATCTCGGCCAGGTATTGGAAGCCGGTCGCCGTGCATTGAGCACCGCGCTGGATGCGGAGGTCTGGCTGCGCCTGGAGCAGCGCGAAAGCGACGCACCGGCCAGCTTCGGCGCACTTGACCGCAGCGCGGCGGAGTGGACGCAGCGCCATGGGCAAGCTGCGGGCCGCTTCACCGACACCCTGGCCGGTGCGCAGTGGTGGTGCCTGCCGGTACGCCACGAGCGCGGCACGCTCGGCGTGGCGGCGCTGCGCTTCCGGCAGAGCGTACAGCGCCCCGGGCTGGAGCAACGCCGGCTGGCCGAAGCGATGGTGGACGATATCGGTCAGGCGGCGCTGCGCACGCGCCTGGTCGCCGATCTGGAAGGCGCACGCGTGAGTGGCGAAACCGAGCGCCTGCGCTCTGCCTTGCTGTCGTCCGTTTCGCATGACCTGCGCTCGCCGCTGGCCTCGATGATCGGCTCGGCCAGCAGCCTGGCCAGCTACGGCGACGCGATGGATGCGCAGGATCGCCATGCCTTGCTCGACACCATCCAGCTCGAAGGCGAGCGGCTGGATCGCTATATCCAGAACCTGCTCGACATGACCAAGCTCGGCCACACCGGGCTGACCTTGAATCGCGACTGGATCGGCGTGGACGAGTTGGTCGGCTCGGCCACGCGCCGCCTGCAGCGCTACCAACCGGAGGTGCGCCTGCAGCTGGAGCTGGCCGCCGACCTGCCGGCGATCTGGGTGCACCCGGCGCTGGTGGAGCAGGCCATCTTCAACGTGCTGGAGAATGCGGCGAAATTTTCGCCGCCCGGCATGGCCGTCACCGTGCAGGCGCAACTGCGCAGCGGCGCGCTGCAGATCGACATCGGCGACCAGGGCCCCGGCATTCCCGAAGACGAGCGCGCGCGCATCTTCGACATGTTCTACAGCGTCGAACGCGGCGACCGCGGCCGTCATGGCACCGGGCTGGGCCTGACGATCTGCCAGGGCATGATCGGCGCGCATGGCGGCAGCGTGGAGGCGCTGGCAGGGACGCATGGTCACGGCACCACGATCCGCATTACGCTGCCGTTGCTCGTTCCCGCCGCGCCACCTCGCCCCGATGCCGACTGA
- a CDS encoding response regulator transcription factor: protein MPTDPTAIPPARVLIVDDEPQIRRFLDISLRAQGYRVLQAGTGEEGLALLAGQGAELVVLDIGLPDRDGHEVLREIRQWSNVPVIMLTVRAGETEKVAALDAGANDYVTKPFGVQELMARIRALLRQAGAGSTVEESVFDDGRLHIHLGLREVTLDGEAVPLSRKEYALLALLLKHAGRVVTQPQLLREVWGPTHEEDTHYLRILVGKLRQKLHDDAAAPHYIVTEPGVGLRFIGVTR from the coding sequence ATGCCGACTGACCCCACTGCCATCCCGCCCGCCCGTGTGCTGATCGTCGACGACGAGCCGCAGATCCGCCGCTTTCTCGACATCAGCCTGCGCGCGCAGGGGTATCGCGTGCTGCAGGCCGGCACCGGCGAAGAAGGTCTTGCGCTGCTGGCCGGGCAGGGCGCCGAACTGGTGGTGCTGGATATCGGCCTGCCCGACCGCGATGGCCATGAGGTGCTGCGCGAGATCCGCCAATGGTCCAACGTGCCGGTGATCATGCTCACCGTGCGCGCTGGCGAAACCGAAAAGGTCGCCGCACTCGATGCCGGTGCCAACGACTACGTCACCAAGCCGTTCGGCGTGCAGGAACTGATGGCGCGCATCCGTGCGCTGCTGCGCCAGGCCGGCGCCGGCAGCACGGTGGAAGAAAGCGTGTTCGACGATGGTCGCCTGCACATCCATCTGGGCCTGCGCGAAGTCACCCTCGATGGCGAAGCCGTCCCGCTCAGTCGCAAGGAATACGCCCTGCTCGCGCTGCTGCTCAAGCACGCCGGCCGTGTGGTGACGCAACCGCAGCTGCTGCGCGAAGTGTGGGGCCCCACCCACGAGGAAGACACCCACTACCTGCGGATCCTGGTCGGCAAGCTACGCCAGAAACTGCACGACGATGCCGCCGCCCCGCATTACATCGTCACCGAGCCCGGCGTGGGGCTGCGGTTTATCGGGGTGACGCGCTGA
- a CDS encoding FAD-linked oxidase C-terminal domain-containing protein yields the protein MTDVLPTPLAELLAARLGSDGWLTGADARRRYGEDDSHRWALPAAVALPRDTDDVVAIVQACRAHAVPIVARGAGTGTTGAAVPFSGGVVVSMARMNRILALRPEDRCAVVQPGVLNGDLQQALQPHGLFWPPDPSSAEICSVGGNLSTNAGGPRAVKYGATRDNVLGLVAVTGTGDVIRCGGAYTKNSTGYDLTHLLVGSEGTLAIIVEATLKLTPRAVAQAGLRALYRDAASAAAAVSRLMAQPTTPTMLEFMDASAIALLRRNGSDVPEAGAMLLIEADGDHDTLPYALQALHDAADGEGVISLDIAADGSARDKLWAARRALSPALRTIKPGKINEDVVVPVSRIPALVAGVEALAAEFALPIVAFGHAGNGNLHVNIMYDPDDADEHARAHAALPRVFALVLSLEGTLSGEHGIGVAKRDFMTQAFSAPTLAAMRAIKAALDPDGILNPGKVLPPL from the coding sequence ATGACCGACGTACTTCCCACCCCGCTGGCCGAGCTGTTGGCAGCGCGGCTTGGATCCGATGGCTGGTTGACCGGTGCCGATGCGCGCCGCCGTTACGGCGAAGACGATTCGCATCGCTGGGCATTGCCCGCTGCCGTTGCGCTGCCGCGCGATACTGACGACGTAGTGGCAATCGTGCAGGCCTGCCGCGCGCATGCCGTGCCGATCGTGGCGCGCGGCGCGGGCACCGGCACCACCGGCGCGGCGGTGCCGTTCTCCGGCGGCGTGGTGGTGTCGATGGCACGCATGAACCGCATCCTGGCATTGCGCCCGGAGGACCGCTGCGCCGTGGTGCAGCCTGGCGTGCTCAATGGCGATCTGCAGCAGGCCTTGCAGCCGCATGGCTTGTTCTGGCCGCCGGATCCGTCCAGTGCGGAGATTTGCAGCGTTGGCGGGAATTTGTCCACCAACGCCGGCGGCCCGCGCGCGGTGAAATACGGCGCCACCCGCGACAACGTACTCGGCCTGGTGGCAGTGACCGGCACCGGCGACGTCATCCGCTGCGGCGGCGCATACACCAAAAATTCCACCGGCTACGACCTCACCCATCTGTTGGTCGGCAGCGAAGGCACGCTGGCGATCATCGTCGAAGCGACGTTGAAGCTGACACCGCGCGCAGTCGCGCAGGCCGGACTGCGCGCGTTGTACCGCGATGCCGCCAGCGCTGCGGCAGCGGTGTCGCGGTTGATGGCGCAACCCACCACGCCGACCATGCTGGAATTCATGGATGCCAGTGCGATCGCACTACTGCGCCGCAATGGCAGCGACGTGCCCGAAGCTGGCGCGATGTTGTTGATCGAAGCCGATGGCGATCACGACACGCTGCCTTACGCATTGCAGGCCCTGCACGATGCCGCCGATGGCGAGGGCGTCATCAGCCTGGACATCGCCGCCGATGGCAGTGCGCGCGACAAACTGTGGGCGGCACGCCGTGCGTTGTCGCCGGCGCTACGCACCATCAAGCCCGGCAAGATCAACGAAGACGTGGTGGTGCCGGTGTCGCGCATTCCTGCACTGGTTGCAGGCGTGGAAGCGCTGGCGGCGGAGTTCGCCCTGCCGATCGTCGCCTTCGGCCATGCCGGCAACGGCAACCTGCACGTCAACATCATGTACGACCCGGACGATGCCGACGAACACGCACGCGCGCATGCGGCATTACCGCGCGTGTTCGCGCTGGTGCTGTCGCTGGAAGGCACGCTCTCCGGCGAGCACGGCATCGGCGTGGCCAAACGCGACTTCATGACCCAGGCCTTCAGCGCACCCACGCTGGCGGCGATGCGCGCGATCAAGGCCGCGCTGGATCCGGACGGGATCCTGAATCCGGGCAAGGTGTTGCCGCCGCTCTAG
- a CDS encoding metal-dependent hydrolase, with translation MPTILTHAAVPLALWCASERGRISPRLLAAGIVAAMLPDADVLAFALHVPYADAFGHRGASHSLLFASVVALSGALAHRSLRADVVQAAVWLFVCTASHPLLDAMTSGGLGVALAWPWSEARWFAPWRPIRVSPFANGFFNARGLATLLSELRWVWLPLTVAALGFRCIQRAAPQDHPQ, from the coding sequence ATGCCGACCATCCTGACCCACGCCGCAGTGCCACTGGCGCTTTGGTGCGCCAGCGAACGCGGACGCATTTCCCCGCGACTGCTCGCTGCCGGCATCGTGGCGGCGATGCTGCCCGATGCGGATGTGCTGGCATTTGCGCTGCACGTTCCGTATGCCGATGCGTTTGGCCACCGTGGTGCCAGCCATTCGTTGTTGTTCGCCAGCGTCGTTGCACTGTCCGGCGCGTTGGCGCATCGCAGCCTGCGTGCGGATGTCGTGCAGGCCGCAGTGTGGCTGTTTGTCTGCACCGCCTCGCACCCGCTACTGGATGCGATGACCTCCGGCGGACTTGGCGTTGCGCTGGCGTGGCCATGGAGCGAGGCGCGCTGGTTCGCGCCGTGGCGGCCGATCCGCGTGTCGCCGTTCGCCAACGGGTTCTTCAATGCGCGCGGCCTGGCCACGCTGCTCTCCGAGCTGCGCTGGGTCTGGCTGCCGCTCACCGTCGCAGCGCTGGGATTTAGATGCATCCAGCGCGCCGCACCACAGGATCACCCGCAATGA
- a CDS encoding YraN family protein produces MPAARQQRGAAVEAAARTLLERAGLQLVEGNANYRGGELDLVMRDGQALVFVEVRYRRDSRFGGGAASVDVRKRRKLVLAAQLFLVSHPALAALPCRFDVVEASGEPPLLHWIRDAFRADDC; encoded by the coding sequence ATGCCGGCAGCGCGCCAGCAGCGGGGTGCGGCGGTGGAGGCGGCCGCACGCACGCTGCTGGAGCGGGCCGGGTTGCAGCTGGTGGAGGGCAATGCCAACTACCGCGGCGGCGAACTGGATCTGGTGATGCGCGACGGCCAGGCGCTGGTATTCGTGGAAGTGCGTTATCGCCGCGATAGCCGCTTCGGTGGCGGCGCGGCCTCGGTGGATGTCCGCAAACGCCGCAAGCTGGTGTTGGCCGCGCAGTTGTTTCTTGTTTCTCATCCTGCATTGGCAGCGCTACCGTGTCGCTTCGACGTGGTCGAGGCCAGCGGCGAGCCGCCGCTGCTGCACTGGATCCGCGACGCCTTCCGCGCCGACGATTGCTGA